In Brevundimonas sp. SGAir0440, one DNA window encodes the following:
- a CDS encoding alpha-amylase family glycosyl hydrolase: MTALPLDLSTADAAPALAQDWWRGAVLYQIYPRSFADSNDDGVGDLKGITQHLDHVASLGVDGIWLSPFFTSPMKDFGYDVSDYCDVDPIFGTLADFDALIARAHALGLKVVIDQVFSHTSDEHPWFTDSRASRNGEHADWYVWADAKPDGSPPSNWQSVFGGPAWTWDARRGQYYMHNFLASQPQLNVRNPAVQDALIAAARFWLDRGVDGFRLDAINFAIHDPSLRDNPPIQDGRKRTRPFDFQDKIYNQSHPDIIGFLNRIRALTDSYEGRFTVAEVGGDHADREMKEFTAGDDRLHSAYGFLYLYADTLKGELIGIGDEMWPDQQGEGWPSWTFSNHDAPRAVSRWAQGRDEKAFSEMALLLLICLRGNVFVYQGEELGLPQAEVPFERLVDPEAIANWPETLGRDGARTPIPWVASAPNAGFSTVEPWLPVDPRHLALAADAQEADPTSIVHAARRIIALRQAHPALRTGGLEIESAGDLLVFRRFERADGGERLLCVFNLGFEALDWSAPAGARRIATVNWTEADGSTLKPLAGLIFADAG, translated from the coding sequence GTGACTGCCCTGCCCCTCGATCTTTCCACGGCTGACGCCGCCCCCGCATTGGCGCAAGACTGGTGGCGCGGCGCGGTGCTTTATCAGATCTATCCGCGCAGCTTCGCCGACTCCAACGACGACGGCGTCGGCGATCTGAAGGGGATCACCCAGCATCTCGACCACGTCGCCTCTCTAGGCGTGGATGGCATCTGGCTGTCGCCTTTCTTCACGTCGCCGATGAAGGACTTCGGCTATGACGTGTCGGACTATTGCGACGTCGATCCGATCTTCGGCACATTGGCCGACTTCGACGCCCTGATCGCGCGCGCCCATGCCCTGGGGCTGAAGGTCGTCATCGATCAGGTCTTCTCCCACACCTCGGACGAACATCCTTGGTTCACCGACAGCCGCGCCAGCCGCAACGGCGAGCACGCCGACTGGTACGTCTGGGCGGACGCCAAGCCGGACGGCTCGCCGCCCTCGAACTGGCAGTCGGTGTTCGGCGGCCCGGCCTGGACCTGGGACGCGCGGCGCGGCCAATACTACATGCACAACTTCCTGGCCTCGCAGCCTCAACTGAACGTCAGGAACCCGGCGGTTCAGGACGCCCTGATCGCCGCGGCGCGGTTCTGGCTGGATCGGGGGGTGGACGGCTTCCGTCTGGACGCGATCAACTTCGCGATCCACGATCCGTCCCTGCGCGACAATCCGCCGATCCAGGACGGCAGGAAGCGCACGCGGCCGTTCGACTTCCAGGACAAGATCTACAACCAGTCCCACCCGGACATCATCGGCTTCCTGAACCGGATCCGCGCGCTGACCGACAGCTATGAAGGCCGGTTCACGGTGGCGGAGGTCGGCGGCGATCACGCCGACCGCGAGATGAAGGAATTCACCGCCGGCGACGACCGTCTGCACTCGGCCTATGGCTTCCTCTACCTCTACGCCGACACGCTGAAGGGCGAACTGATCGGCATCGGCGACGAAATGTGGCCGGATCAGCAGGGCGAGGGCTGGCCGTCCTGGACCTTCTCGAACCACGATGCGCCGCGCGCGGTGTCGCGGTGGGCCCAGGGCCGGGACGAGAAGGCTTTCTCGGAAATGGCCCTGCTGCTGCTGATTTGCCTGCGTGGCAATGTCTTCGTCTATCAGGGCGAAGAGTTGGGCCTGCCTCAGGCCGAGGTGCCGTTCGAGCGGCTGGTCGACCCCGAGGCCATCGCCAACTGGCCTGAAACCTTGGGCCGCGACGGCGCCCGCACGCCGATCCCCTGGGTGGCCTCGGCGCCCAACGCCGGCTTCTCGACGGTCGAGCCCTGGCTGCCCGTCGATCCGCGCCACTTAGCGCTGGCGGCGGACGCGCAGGAGGCGGACCCGACATCGATCGTGCACGCCGCACGCCGCATCATCGCCCTGCGTCAGGCCCATCCGGCGCTGCGGACCGGCGGGCTGGAGATCGAGAGCGCGGGCGACCTGTTGGTCTTCCGCCGGTTCGAACGGGCCGACGGCGGCGAGCGTCTGCTGTGCGTGTTCAACCTGGGCTTCGAGGCCTTGGACTGGTCCGCGCCTGCCGGCGCGCGCCGGATCGCGACGGTCAACTGGACCGAGGCGGACGGATCGAC
- a CDS encoding alpha-amylase family glycosyl hydrolase, whose translation MAAAALLSGFATPTTAQNRQAEDALSALRQRLPQDEVIYFLLPDRFANGDASNDHGGYAADRLKSGFDPADTDFYHGGDLAGVTQQLDYIQGLGATAVWLAPVFKNKPVQSHGGYTGAAHHGYWITDFTAVDPHFGDEAAMRALVEAAHARGMKVYLDIVANHTADVIQYRECPEGRCAYRSRADYPYTRRGGVDGAPINEGFDGRDFSRLTRPDYAYTPYVPAGEENAKVPAWLNDPIHYHNRGESTFTGESSLDGDFAGLDDLLTEDPVVIQGMIDIFGGWIDKYGIDGFRIDTARHVNPGFWQAFIPAMIARAEARGIPNFHIFGEVYDFDPAVTARFTRVDGYPAVLDFPFQKQATDVAAGKVGTDALAKVFDADTIYDKGAETAAILPTFLGNHDMGRVGFFVKQANPNADDAEVLARIKLAHALMMFSRGVPTLYYGDEQGFAGAGGYGNSRQDMWPSRTPVYANETPVGGRQPAYSTDAPLYQAISEMTRLRAEEPALRRGRQVVRAYGDKPGLFAMSRIGEDGSEILALFNSSTAPVAAQVEVEPSSLRWQALRGDCAPESSAPASVAVRVPPLDYLVCKSVP comes from the coding sequence ATGGCGGCGGCAGCTCTGCTGAGCGGATTTGCAACGCCGACGACGGCGCAAAACCGCCAGGCCGAAGACGCCCTGTCAGCCCTGCGTCAACGCCTGCCACAGGACGAGGTGATCTACTTCCTGCTGCCGGATCGCTTCGCCAATGGCGATGCATCGAACGACCACGGCGGTTACGCCGCCGACCGACTGAAAAGCGGGTTCGATCCGGCCGATACCGATTTCTATCACGGCGGCGACTTGGCCGGCGTGACCCAACAGCTGGACTATATCCAGGGCCTCGGCGCGACGGCGGTCTGGTTGGCGCCGGTGTTCAAGAACAAGCCCGTGCAGAGCCATGGCGGCTATACCGGCGCGGCGCACCACGGCTACTGGATCACCGACTTCACTGCTGTCGATCCGCACTTCGGCGACGAGGCTGCGATGCGCGCCCTGGTCGAGGCGGCCCACGCGCGCGGCATGAAGGTCTATCTGGACATCGTCGCCAACCACACCGCCGACGTCATCCAGTATCGCGAATGCCCGGAGGGTCGCTGCGCCTATCGCAGCCGCGCCGACTATCCCTACACCCGTCGCGGCGGCGTCGACGGTGCGCCGATCAATGAGGGCTTCGACGGTCGGGACTTTTCGCGCCTGACCCGGCCCGACTACGCCTACACGCCCTATGTCCCGGCGGGCGAGGAGAACGCCAAGGTTCCGGCCTGGCTGAACGACCCGATCCACTATCATAACCGGGGCGAGAGCACCTTCACCGGCGAAAGCAGCCTGGATGGCGACTTCGCCGGGCTGGACGATCTGCTGACCGAGGACCCGGTGGTCATCCAGGGCATGATCGACATCTTCGGCGGCTGGATCGACAAATACGGGATCGACGGCTTCCGCATCGACACCGCGCGCCATGTGAACCCGGGCTTCTGGCAGGCCTTCATCCCCGCCATGATCGCCCGCGCCGAGGCCAGGGGCATCCCGAACTTCCACATCTTCGGCGAGGTCTACGATTTCGATCCGGCGGTGACGGCGCGGTTCACGCGGGTCGACGGCTATCCGGCGGTTCTCGACTTCCCGTTCCAGAAGCAGGCGACCGATGTGGCGGCCGGCAAGGTCGGGACCGACGCCCTGGCCAAGGTGTTCGACGCCGACACGATCTATGACAAGGGCGCTGAAACCGCCGCCATCCTGCCGACCTTCCTGGGCAACCATGACATGGGCCGGGTCGGCTTCTTCGTGAAACAGGCCAATCCGAACGCCGACGACGCGGAAGTGCTGGCGCGCATCAAACTGGCCCATGCCCTGATGATGTTCAGCCGGGGCGTGCCCACCCTCTATTACGGGGATGAACAGGGTTTCGCAGGCGCGGGCGGATACGGAAACTCGCGCCAGGACATGTGGCCCAGCCGCACGCCGGTCTATGCGAACGAAACGCCCGTCGGCGGCCGCCAGCCGGCCTATTCCACCGACGCGCCGCTGTATCAGGCGATCTCAGAGATGACTCGCCTCCGCGCCGAAGAGCCGGCCCTGCGACGCGGCCGTCAGGTCGTGCGCGCCTATGGCGACAAGCCCGGTCTGTTCGCAATGTCTCGCATCGGCGAGGATGGATCGGAGATCCTGGCCTTGTTCAACTCCTCAACTGCACCCGTCGCCGCCCAGGTCGAGGTGGAGCCCAGCTCGCTGCGGTGGCAAGCTCTGCGCGGCGATTGCGCACCCGAATCCTCCGCGCCCGCCAGCGTCGCCGTTCGCGTGCCCCCCCTCGATTACCTCGTCTGCAAGAGCGTGCCGTGA